One genomic segment of Rivularia sp. PCC 7116 includes these proteins:
- a CDS encoding ABC transporter permease, whose product MNFAESVQMAGKTLLSNKLRSALTMLGIVIGNASVIAMIGIGEGGQKFVNKQLESLGPNVLFVIPGNQETQRITFEIPKTLVLADAQAIATQVPTVAGVAPELNRRYVVTYGNRNTDVNIIGTTPGFPLVRDFEVDKGRFFNEIDIKRSNQVAVLGADLTEKLFGSVNPLGKQIRIKNTSFQIIGTLVGKGSGLGGANYDEAALIPVTTSANRLVGKNSPYGIALDYLVVSATNGNTVDAAEFQIRNLLRLRHKITGEDDFTVRSQKDAQQTVGQITGALTIMLAAIASISLFVGGIGIMNIMLVSVTERTQEIGLRKAIGATQQDILLQFMIEAVIVSAAGGLIGTAVGVSGIMLVAALSPLEAGISTVAIVSAVGVSGAIGLFFGVVPARRAAKLDPIVALRSA is encoded by the coding sequence ATGAATTTTGCAGAAAGCGTGCAAATGGCAGGAAAAACCCTGCTATCAAATAAATTACGTAGCGCTCTTACAATGTTAGGCATTGTTATCGGTAACGCTTCGGTAATAGCCATGATTGGAATTGGTGAAGGAGGACAAAAATTTGTTAACAAACAGTTGGAATCTCTCGGTCCTAACGTACTATTTGTAATTCCGGGAAATCAAGAAACTCAACGAATTACCTTTGAGATTCCGAAAACTTTAGTGTTGGCAGATGCCCAAGCAATTGCTACTCAAGTCCCAACTGTGGCGGGAGTTGCGCCGGAGTTAAACAGAAGGTATGTAGTTACTTACGGCAATCGAAACACCGATGTGAATATAATCGGTACAACTCCAGGCTTTCCACTAGTGCGGGATTTTGAAGTTGATAAAGGGCGTTTTTTTAACGAAATAGATATAAAACGCAGCAATCAAGTAGCTGTATTAGGTGCCGACTTAACAGAAAAACTTTTTGGCAGCGTTAACCCTTTAGGAAAACAAATAAGGATTAAAAATACCAGCTTTCAAATTATTGGAACTTTAGTTGGTAAAGGTTCGGGATTAGGAGGTGCTAATTACGATGAAGCCGCATTAATACCTGTCACAACTTCGGCAAATCGACTTGTAGGAAAAAATTCTCCCTATGGAATTGCCTTAGATTATCTTGTAGTTTCTGCAACTAATGGTAATACCGTTGACGCAGCAGAGTTTCAAATTAGAAATTTATTGCGTTTGCGCCATAAAATAACTGGTGAAGATGACTTTACCGTTCGTTCTCAAAAAGATGCTCAGCAGACAGTTGGTCAAATTACCGGTGCGTTAACAATTATGTTGGCTGCAATTGCCAGCATTTCTTTGTTTGTCGGCGGCATCGGGATCATGAATATTATGCTTGTTTCCGTTACCGAAAGAACCCAAGAAATTGGACTCAGAAAAGCAATTGGCGCAACTCAACAAGATATCTTATTACAGTTCATGATTGAAGCAGTAATTGTTTCAGCCGCAGGAGGTTTAATTGGTACTGCTGTTGGCGTTAGCGGCATTATGCTAGTTGCAGCCCTCAGCCCGTTAGAAGCCGGAATCTCAACTGTAGCAATCGTTTCCGCCGTCGGAGTTTCTGGAGCGATTGGTTTATTTTTTGGTGTTGTTCCCGCACGTCGCGCTGCCAAATTAGACCCAATTGTTGCCTTGAGAAGCGCTTAA
- a CDS encoding efflux RND transporter periplasmic adaptor subunit: MATPIEIPVIGKVKRVPRWLIAVFATGIVVAGATTTYIVVNRTNNKQDITKLTVPVQEKNVTLLLNASGKVVPVQSVNISPKNPGTVTQLYVEQGDKVRQGQVLARMDSADIQARILQARANLAQQQARLDQQKAGSRPQEISQAKARLSQAQAQLAAARSGNRPQEIAQAQAQVNAASSRVDLTNEQVRRYRNLYNQGAVEKERLDQFVSEDKTAQANLVEAQKRLALLKSGSRSEEIARLEAAVAEARAQLQLLESGSRPEEIAQAKAAVSGAQAQLKTEQVNLNNTIIRAPFSGIITQKFANIGAFVTPTTSASTSASATSSSIVALARGLEVLANVPEADIGKIKVGQEVEIVADAYPEQVFKGNVRLIAPEAVNEQGVTLFQVRVAITTGRDKLRSGLNVNLTFLGDDVNALWLPTVAIVTEKGQTGVLIPDENNKAKFNEVTIGSQVGNETQILEGLQLGDRIFTSPPDDYKIKKKLEKRSQ; the protein is encoded by the coding sequence ATGGCTACACCCATAGAAATTCCCGTAATCGGCAAAGTTAAACGAGTACCTCGCTGGCTGATAGCTGTTTTTGCAACAGGAATTGTAGTTGCTGGTGCAACGACTACTTATATTGTTGTCAACAGAACCAACAACAAACAAGACATAACAAAACTTACTGTTCCCGTACAAGAAAAAAATGTCACTTTACTTCTGAATGCTAGCGGAAAAGTTGTGCCAGTTCAAAGTGTTAATATCAGCCCTAAAAATCCCGGCACAGTAACCCAATTGTATGTGGAACAAGGGGATAAAGTAAGGCAGGGGCAAGTTCTCGCCAGAATGGATAGTGCAGATATTCAGGCGAGAATTTTACAAGCTCGTGCTAACTTAGCACAACAGCAAGCAAGATTAGACCAACAAAAAGCCGGTTCTCGTCCGCAAGAAATTAGTCAAGCTAAAGCGCGCTTATCACAAGCTCAAGCACAATTAGCCGCAGCTCGTTCGGGAAATCGTCCCCAAGAAATTGCTCAAGCACAAGCACAAGTAAATGCCGCCTCCTCAAGAGTTGATTTAACTAACGAACAGGTGAGGCGTTACCGTAATTTATACAATCAAGGGGCTGTAGAAAAAGAAAGATTAGATCAATTTGTTAGCGAAGACAAAACGGCTCAAGCAAATTTAGTGGAAGCGCAAAAAAGATTAGCTTTATTAAAAAGCGGCAGTCGTTCTGAAGAAATCGCTCGGCTCGAAGCAGCAGTCGCAGAAGCACGCGCTCAATTACAGTTATTAGAAAGTGGTTCTCGTCCAGAAGAAATTGCTCAAGCAAAAGCGGCAGTGAGTGGTGCACAAGCACAACTTAAGACGGAGCAGGTAAATTTAAACAACACAATTATCCGCGCTCCATTTAGCGGTATTATTACTCAGAAGTTCGCTAATATTGGTGCATTTGTAACGCCTACGACATCAGCATCTACTAGTGCATCAGCCACATCAAGTTCTATAGTCGCCCTTGCGAGGGGACTAGAAGTGTTAGCCAACGTACCCGAAGCCGATATCGGAAAAATCAAGGTAGGGCAAGAAGTAGAAATTGTTGCAGATGCTTATCCAGAGCAAGTATTTAAAGGAAATGTACGTTTAATTGCTCCTGAAGCCGTCAACGAACAAGGAGTTACATTATTTCAAGTCAGAGTCGCAATTACTACAGGTAGAGACAAACTGCGTTCCGGCTTAAACGTAAATCTGACTTTTTTAGGTGATGATGTTAATGCATTATGGCTACCAACAGTTGCTATTGTCACAGAAAAAGGTCAAACAGGTGTACTGATACCAGATGAAAATAACAAAGCAAAATTTAACGAAGTCACAATTGGCTCGCAAGTAGGAAACGAAACTCAAATATTGGAAGGATTACAACTCGGCGATCGCATTTTTACCAGCCCGCCAGATGATTACAAAATCAAGAAAAAGTTAGAGAAACGCAGTCAGTAA
- a CDS encoding tetratricopeptide repeat protein, with translation MPKRVGLISVLFLCSFLSVSPKRVNAQALVPHTVQLDGAKLEQQGLVLAQEAAQLAQFRQFDLAMPRARLATQLAPNSDKVWFLLGGLYLQSKELDKAISSLQKAQSLNAKNPETYFALGSAYFQQQKYQSAINQYKLGLKINPKDPEGLFDLGNAYYMLGKLPQAISEYKKSIGYKEDFWPAVNNIGLILYEQGDIKNAINQWQQAITKANKIKQPAAEPQLALAVALYNRGSKADRQRGLAMGEAALRIDERYANLEFLKENLWGTRLLSDTKKFLELPSIQAALNGQPLSQPAGQ, from the coding sequence GTGCCTAAACGAGTTGGATTAATTTCTGTTCTATTTTTATGTAGCTTTTTGAGCGTATCTCCTAAAAGGGTAAATGCTCAAGCATTAGTACCTCACACCGTGCAACTTGACGGGGCAAAGTTGGAACAACAAGGGTTAGTTTTGGCGCAAGAAGCCGCACAATTAGCACAATTTCGTCAGTTTGACTTGGCAATGCCAAGGGCACGATTGGCAACTCAACTTGCTCCTAATAGTGACAAAGTATGGTTTCTTTTAGGAGGGTTATATTTACAATCCAAAGAACTTGATAAAGCTATCAGTTCTTTACAAAAGGCACAGAGTCTTAATGCTAAAAATCCTGAGACTTATTTTGCTTTGGGTTCTGCTTATTTTCAGCAGCAAAAATACCAATCGGCTATTAATCAATACAAACTTGGTTTAAAAATAAATCCTAAAGATCCAGAAGGGTTGTTTGATTTGGGCAATGCTTACTATATGCTGGGAAAATTACCCCAAGCTATTAGTGAGTACAAAAAATCTATTGGTTATAAGGAAGATTTTTGGCCTGCTGTAAACAATATTGGATTAATTCTGTACGAACAAGGCGATATCAAAAATGCGATAAATCAATGGCAGCAAGCTATTACCAAAGCAAACAAAATTAAACAGCCAGCCGCCGAACCTCAGCTTGCATTAGCTGTTGCTTTGTACAATCGAGGCAGTAAAGCCGATCGGCAAAGGGGTTTAGCAATGGGAGAAGCTGCACTTCGCATAGACGAACGTTATGCCAATTTAGAGTTTCTCAAAGAAAATTTGTGGGGGACTCGTTTACTATCTGATACTAAAAAATTCCTAGAATTGCCTAGTATCCAAGCTGCTTTAAATGGACAACCTCTTTCTCAACCTGCCGGACAGTAG